The sequence below is a genomic window from Blastopirellula retiformator.
GCGCTCGGCCCACAGTTCAACGCCGTTTGGAAAGGCTGGGAAACGACCAGTCGATTTAGCTGGAGCGAGGTCGAATCGGCTGTTTTCGCCTATGGACCGACCACGCCCGCAGCGCAACCGACGATTGTCGTTCGCCTGAAAGGTCCGACCAACCTGATGTCGAAATGGGGCGGAGCGCAGTCGGTTGGACAGGGGCCGGCGCAATACTTCAAGCTCGGCGCCTGGTCGTTCTTTCCGCTACCCGGCGCCAGTGATCGCGGCTTTGTGATGGGCGCCGATAGCGACATAGCCGCCATCGCCGCGTCCGGCGGAAAAGCGCCGCTGTTGCCGCTCGAAATGGAACAACTGCGCCGCTCGTCCGATGACCAGCGCACGCTCAACCTGCTGTTCGACGCTCGTTACTTGATGTCGCCGCAGTCGCCGCTCGGCTCGGGCAACTTGGCCAGCTTGAAAGAACCGGTCAGCTGGTTCCTGGGCGATATGATTCAAGCCGGACTGGTCAGCTGCCAGCTCGACGCGACGCATTGCTATACCGAAGGTCGCTTTATCGGCTCGCTGGCGGCCGAACCGTTTGGCCTGGCCGAGTCGCTGCGGGCTCGCATCCTGGGCGGCTCGAAGCTGGTCGCCAATACGGTCACCCAACTCAGCCCGACTCCGTACTGGCAGTCGCTGGGCGGCAAGTTCCCGACGATGCTCGAGTTTGTGCATAAGTTCACCCGGACCGGCGCCGACGGCAAACAGGCGATCGTCAACATCGCGTTGCCCTCGTACGCGGCGCCCAACCTGTTGGCGGCGTCGGAGTTAACGATCTCCGCTTCTTCCGGCGGCGCGAGTGCGGCTCCCCCCACGGCAATCGCCAGTGGCGGCGGTGGGGCGCAAACGCTTCAGCAGAAGCTGAAGAACAAGATCAGCCTTGGGTTTCCGCAAACGTCGCTCGACTTCGCCATGGGATTTTTCGGTGACGAATTGGGGGCCCCGGTCAAATTGCTGGGGGGGGACTTGCAGTTGGACGGCATTACCCAGAACCAGCAGATCCGGCAATTCAACATGATGGACAAGCCGGCCGAAGAGGTCTTAGTCGCCCTTCTGATGAAGGCGAATCCGATCACCACGGTGACCGCTCCTAACGAAGCGGATCAAAAACTTGTCTATGTAATTGGCCCCGATCCGGAGAATCCGGACGGTGAGAAGGTTATATTGATTACTACGCGAGCCCAGGCAGCCAAGAAAAAATATGAGTTGCCAGCTCCGTTTCAACTGAAAAAATAAAAGGGCCGGACTAACACTCCCCAGCGTAACGAAGTGGAACCTTTCTCGATCCGATGTACGACCTGCCGTGCGCCTCTCCGTGTAAAACACGCGGAGTTGATCGGACAGATTCTGCCCTGCCCGAAGTGCGGCAGCATGGTGCAGATCGTGGCGCCCGACGCCGAAGGGGATCTGACGTCATCTGAATCGGCCAACGCCAAGACGGTGCAATTGCCGCAGGCGACGTCGTCGGCTCGTAGCCCGCAACCGACCGAATCAAAGTCGGCCCCATCGAAGCCTGCGGAGTCGAAATCAACGCCGTCCAAACCGGCCACCGCCATCAAGCGAGCCGCCTCGTCAGCGCCGTCCCCCAAACCGAAAGCGGCGGCCGCTACCGCTGCAGCCGACGCGGAAAGCTCGGAAGAATTGTTTGCCGATGCGGCGGCGTTGCTGTCCGGCGAGTCATCGGCGCCTCCGCCGTCGACTTCCCAGCCGGCGACTTCGCCATCCGCCACGTCCCAAGCGTCCGCTGATAAAGCGGCGAAGCCGGAAACGGCGCAGCCCGTCGCGGCGGGTGAAGCCGATCCTGCAGAACTTCCTTCCACGCTGCCGGCAAAATCGAAGTTCGCGACCTATCGCCTGATTGCGATGATCGGCGGCGGCGTGGTGGTCGGCGGTTTGCTGCTGACGCTGGTCGTTCGCCAAATCTTGATCGACGACCAACCGGTCGCCCAGATCGAAACCCCGGCCACGTCTGCCGAAGTCGCCCCGGAAACCCCGGTCGAATCACCGAGCGCAGAGCCCAAGCCGCCGCAAGACGAAACCACCGAGCAGCCGACCCCGCCGACCAATCCAGCTGACAAAACTCCCGCGCCGAAAGAAGCGAATCCCCCGGCCGAGAAACCGGCCCCGGAGACCGTTGCCGAAAAGCCGCCGGCCGAGATGCCGCTCGACGAATCGCAGCCGCAGGAAAACCCGTTCCTGTTTGACGTCCCCGATAGCGCCAAGCCGAAGAGCGAGCAGCCGGCCCCAGAAGAGGTTGCCGCCAACGACGCCGCCGAACCGAGTGACGAACAACGGATGAAGTTCGCCCAGGATCCGCTGACCGGCGTGCTGGGCGAAGCGTTCCCGCTGTTTGACGAGTCGGTGTTTGACGCCCCCGATTCGCAGTCGCTCGCCGAAACGGCCCAGCCTGAAGCGCCGCTTCCCGATCCAGCCTCGATCCCTTCGCAAGAACCTGTCGCCAAGAAGCCGGCGCCACGGGCCGTCAACGTCGCGGCTCGCTTGAACGATCCGTTCCTCAACGCCCGGTTCCGCGACATTCCGCTGTTGGATCACCTCCGCAACCTGACCCGCTGGAGCACGATCCCGATATCGGTCGATCCGCTCGCGCTGCAATCGGCCGATATCGTCGGCGACAAAAAGATCAACGTCAATCAAAAGGGGACCAACACCGAGCGTCTCCTCCGGGGCGCCGTTGAGCCCTTGCGGATGTCGGTCGACGTGCAGAGCGACCAGATTCGCATTGTGCCGCTCAAGCAGGCCGGCATGCAGCGGCCGACGATTCGCTTCCAGGTCGACGATCTGGCCGACGACGATCAAGAGGTCGCCGAACTCGCCTACAACATTACCCACCTGGTCGAACCAACCTCGTGGCAAGGCGCCGGCGGCGGCAACACTTGCCGCACGGGCAAGAAAGAACTGCAACTGGCGGCCGACTCCAAGACCGTCTTTCAAGCTTTGGTGCTGGTCGAAAAATTGCGCGTCGCCCGCGGCTTGGATCCGCGCAGTCGTTACGACGAAAAGCTTTTCGAGCTTGCCCCACGCACCGAGCAAGGCGCCGCGATGCTCGACAAGAAGGTGCAGCTTACCTTCGCCGAGCCGGCCGAACTGCTGGAGATCACCGAACAGCTGGAAGATACGACCGGCGTAATTCTGCTGATCGACTGGCAGTCGCTGCTCAAAGAAGGTTGGAACCCCGCGACCGAAGCGACGATGCTCGCGCTGGACGTCCCGCTGCGAGAGGCGCTGAACACGCTGCTCGATCCGCTGGAGATGGACTTCCGCGTCATTGACGATCGCACGCTGGAAGTCGCCATGAAGTCCGATCTAGCCACTCGGCCCGAGGTCGAGTTCTATCCGATCAGCGATCTGGCCGACGGCCCGACGCGAGCCAACGCCCTGATCAATCGCCTGAAGAAAGAACTGGCGATCGCTGACGATCCGCAGTTCGCTCTCATCTACGACGCCCCCAGCAAGAACCTGATGGTCCGCTTGCCGCAGGCCAAACAGGTCGAATTGGGCACGGCGCTCGCCAACATGCGAACGCCGTAGATGCGAGTTAGACTCTCCACGCGACACTAGCCCGCTGCGCAAGCGAGGGAATGTGGACGCAAGTGAAAGACGAATGTCGAAGCTCGAATGACGAAACCATCGCATTTCGCCCTTCCGGTTTCGACATTCGTCATTTAGCCAACGCATTCCCTCGCTCGCGCAGCGGGCTAGTGTTGATCTCAACTGGTCATTCCCGTCCTCTCTCTACATCTCGATCCCGAGCGCGTCGGCCACTTTGCGGCACTTGGTCATCGTTTGGGCGAACTGGTCAAGGTTCAGCGATTGGTAGCCGTCGCTCATCGCTTCTTCCGGCTTCGGATGAACTTCGATGATCAAGCCGTCGGCGCCCACCGCGACGCTCGCCGCACACATGTCTTCGATCAGGTAAGCGTGCCCGGTGCCATGGCTCGGATCGATCACCACCGGCAGGTGGGTCTTCTGATGCAAGTACGGAACGGTCGCCAGCGGCAACGTGAAGCGGGTATGCGTCTCGAAGGTGCGGATGCCCCGTTCGCATAGCATGACGTTCTGGTTCCCTTCGTTCAGAATGTACTCGGCGGCGAGCAGCAGTTCGTCGATCGTCGCGGCGGGACCACGCTTCAGCAGCACGGCGCGATCGACGCGGCCGCAGGCTTCCAGCAAGCGGTAGTTCTGCATGTTGCGAGCGCCGATTTGCAGCACATCGGCGTATTTGGCGACCAACTCAACGTCCTCGGGCGACATCACTTCGGTCACGATCGCCAGGCCAGTTTCTTCGCGAGCGGCGGCCAGCAGTTTCAGCCCTTCTTCTTTCATCCCCTGGAACGCGTAGGGGCTGGTCCGCGGCTTGAACGCTCCGCCACGAAGGGCGGTGGCTCCTGCTTTCTTCACGGCCCGGGCGGTCGTGATCAGTTGCTCTTCGCTTTCGACCGAGCAGGGACCGGCCATCACGCCCAGACATCCGGCGCCCACTTTCAAATCGCGGACGACGACCTGCGTCGACTCCGGCTTCACTTCACGACTGGCGACCTTGTAAGGCGCCAAGATCGGCATCACCGAGGCGACGCCGGGCCCGCTTTCCAGCGACTCTTTCGTCTCGGGTCGCTTGTCGCCAATCGCCGCGATCACGGTCTGTTCCGCACCGACGATAATGTGGGCCTTCAGCCCCAAACTCTCAACTCGTTGGGCCATGTGTTCGATCTCCGCCTGTTCGGCTCCACGCCGCATTACCACGATCATTGCCTGGGTGCTCCGATGTTTTTTTGAAAGCTGTCGATTTGCAGTAGGTAAACGAAAAAGGCCCTGAACTTCTTGGGAAGTTCAGGGCCTGCAAGGACTCGTATTAGCGATTGTGCAGCTACGCAGTTCCTCCAGGCCCACCGGTAAAGTAGGTAAAGAACTGCCAAAAGTAGCTGTTGGTCACGATCATGTTGGTCATTATGACTGTCGGCGCCGCGAACGCAAGTCGTGCGGCGCGGCAATCGGTCAATCTGCGTGAATCACGCTGAAAACGTCCAAACGAGGGGCCTCCCCACGTTCGCCTTCCTACGACTGCTGGGCAGCCGTCGGAGCTACGTCGACCGCCGACTTCATGACGCTCGGCGGCACGACGGGGTTCGCAGCAGGCAGCCGAATCGTAAACGCGGTGCCGACGCCCACCGTGCTTTGCACCCGAATTTTGCCAGCGTGCGCCTCGATAATATCGCGGCAAGTCGCCAGGCCGAGACCGGTTCCACCTTTGCCGCTTTCGTCGGGACCTGATTTCGTCGAGAAGAATGGATCAAAGATTCTCGGCAATTGATCGGCCGGGATCCCGCTGCCGCTATCCCGCACCATCAGGCAAACGCCACCTTCCTCGTCTTGCGACAAGCGAACCACCAGGCGGCCCCCTTTGGGCATCGCCTGCCGGGCGTTGATCATCAGGTTGAGCAGCACCTGTTGAATCTGGTTGCCGATCGCCAGGGCCGGCGCAGTCGTCTCGATCTGCACGTCTAGTTCGACGCGGTACTTTTGCATTTCTCGCTCGAGCAGCATCACCGCATCTTGCACCAAGGGCGCCAGATCGGTCGGTTCGCGACGATCACTGCGGTTGCGAGCCATGCCCAGCACGCCGGTGGTGATCTTCGCCGCTCGGTTGCCGGCCGCCATGATCTTCTCAAAGCAACGATTGCGGGTCGCTTCGTCCTGATGGCGCATTCCCATCTGGGCGTAATTGATGATCGAGGTCAGGACGTTGTTGAATTCGTGCGTGGTCGAGCTCATCAGTTCGCCGAGCGCGGTGAACTTCTGGGCCTCGGCCAATCGTCTCTTGAGCGTTTCGACTTGCTCCTCGAGCGATGGCTGGTTTGGGGACTCTGTGACCGGTGACGTCCTGGATGACACGCGCGTCCTGCCTTTCCTTCTAGAGACTTCCCACCCTGCTGGGTTTCGCAAAACCGCCGAAGCTTCCCTGTCGGCGTCGCTTAAAGTCCTGCGAAATGGAGATTTACCGCTACGAAAACCTATCGACGTATTGCTCTTCGTGACTCAAATCGATCTCGCTACAATCGACGCCCCCGATACAGATCCCCCAATGTCGCAAAGGATTCTGCGCATGCATACGCTCGACCTGCTGGAACAAGCTATCACCGCTGCTGAGAAACTCGGCTATCGAGTTCGCCGCGAGTGGCTCGGCGGAGGCGCCAGCGGCGGCTGCGAAATGGGGGGGCAGAAATGGATTTTCGTTGATCTATCGCTCGATTCGCATGAACAACTGATGCAAGTGCTCGAGGCCGTTGGCGAAGACGATGCGCTGAAGACGATTCCGTTGCCCAAATCGCTCGAAACGCTGGCCCAGCGATCCCGCAAAGCGGCGTAGGATACTTTTTGCGTGTGCCACTGCAGGCTTGTCCAGCAGTGGCACACGTTTTCGGGAAACTACTCCAACCCCGGGTGCCCAAACAGCCGCTTCGTTTGGATATACATCTCAACCGAGCGGGGCGTCTGATAGCGGATCGTTTCGCCAGCAGCGCAGCGGCGGCGAATCTCGGTGCTGCTCAGCCCAATCCCCGGCACATCGACCAGGTTGCCAGCGAACGACTGTAGACGTTCGGCCGAGCAATAAGGCGCCAGGACGCCCCAATCGGGCTCCGGCGAACCAGGCCGCCGCATCACCGCTGGCGCCGCCAGCTGACAGATTTCCTCCGGATTGCGCCAAGTACGAAAATCGGCCAGCGTATCGCCGCCGATCAGCAGAAACAGCTCGGCGTCAGGCAGCAGCTCTCGAATTTGCTTCAGCGTATCCACCGTAAAGCTGACGCCGCCCCGTTCTAGTTCCAAAGGACAAACCGTGAACGCCTCGTTGCCGGCGATCGCCATTTGCAACATCGCCACCCGATCGGCGTCGTTGGCCAGCACTTGATCCAACTTATGCGGCGGGGTGGCGGCCGGCACGAACCAAACTTCGTCCAGCTTCAGCTGTTCTCGCGCGTACTCCGCCAGCAGCAAATGGCCAAAATGAACCGGCGAAAACGAGCCGCCGAAAAATCCGAGTCGCATAGAACCTGCCCGCTTTTCCTGATCGCCCCCGGAAGCCGAAGGCCAAAATCGTTACAATTCAATGTAACCCCCACCCGCCGCGCAGGCCATCCAAGGGCCGTTGAACGCTCGTGAAGCAACAAGACCTATTCAATACCGCGCCGGCCCAGTGGGAAGTGGACGATCTCGTTTCGCATGTCGTCGCGAAGATCGTCTTCTCGACCGGGCCGCAAAAACCGTTCGACTATCTCGTGCCGGAACCTCTGGTGGCGGAAGCGATCGCCGGCCGTCGCATGCGCGTTCCGTTTGGCCGCGGTGATCGCCTGGTGCAGGGATACTGCGTTGAAGTCGCCGCGAAACAGATCGTGCCCGGCAAGCTGAAATCGATTTACGAAGTGGTCGACGACGTCACGCTGCTTAGCCGCACAATGCTCGACCTGACT
It includes:
- the aroF gene encoding 3-deoxy-7-phosphoheptulonate synthase codes for the protein MIVVMRRGAEQAEIEHMAQRVESLGLKAHIIVGAEQTVIAAIGDKRPETKESLESGPGVASVMPILAPYKVASREVKPESTQVVVRDLKVGAGCLGVMAGPCSVESEEQLITTARAVKKAGATALRGGAFKPRTSPYAFQGMKEEGLKLLAAAREETGLAIVTEVMSPEDVELVAKYADVLQIGARNMQNYRLLEACGRVDRAVLLKRGPAATIDELLLAAEYILNEGNQNVMLCERGIRTFETHTRFTLPLATVPYLHQKTHLPVVIDPSHGTGHAYLIEDMCAASVAVGADGLIIEVHPKPEEAMSDGYQSLNLDQFAQTMTKCRKVADALGIEM
- a CDS encoding sensor histidine kinase, producing MAEAQKFTALGELMSSTTHEFNNVLTSIINYAQMGMRHQDEATRNRCFEKIMAAGNRAAKITTGVLGMARNRSDRREPTDLAPLVQDAVMLLEREMQKYRVELDVQIETTAPALAIGNQIQQVLLNLMINARQAMPKGGRLVVRLSQDEEGGVCLMVRDSGSGIPADQLPRIFDPFFSTKSGPDESGKGGTGLGLATCRDIIEAHAGKIRVQSTVGVGTAFTIRLPAANPVVPPSVMKSAVDVAPTAAQQS
- the nadD gene encoding nicotinate-nucleotide adenylyltransferase → MRLGFFGGSFSPVHFGHLLLAEYAREQLKLDEVWFVPAATPPHKLDQVLANDADRVAMLQMAIAGNEAFTVCPLELERGGVSFTVDTLKQIRELLPDAELFLLIGGDTLADFRTWRNPEEICQLAAPAVMRRPGSPEPDWGVLAPYCSAERLQSFAGNLVDVPGIGLSSTEIRRRCAAGETIRYQTPRSVEMYIQTKRLFGHPGLE